A part of Puniceicoccaceae bacterium genomic DNA contains:
- a CDS encoding YceI family protein, producing MNKVIKTISLVAVAAITFTQAHAASFDFKDPKGVNNVAFSMDAPLEYISGTANGISGTVEFDPEHPEKTSGTITLDTTTLMVANSMMRDHMLGGSWMDVENHPTITFTAKKLKDVKKEGSKYSATAKGSITIKGTTKELELPVTLTYLPGKLADRNQGMQGDILVIRSDFTILRSEFGINAGQNEDKVADEIELKLSIAGFHAK from the coding sequence ATGAACAAGGTCATCAAAACCATCAGTCTGGTCGCTGTCGCGGCCATCACATTCACGCAAGCCCATGCAGCTTCCTTCGATTTTAAGGATCCCAAGGGCGTCAACAACGTCGCATTCTCCATGGATGCCCCGCTTGAATACATCAGCGGAACTGCAAATGGCATCAGTGGAACCGTGGAATTCGATCCGGAACATCCTGAAAAAACTTCAGGAACAATCACGCTGGACACCACCACGCTCATGGTCGCCAACTCAATGATGCGCGACCACATGCTAGGTGGAAGCTGGATGGATGTGGAAAACCACCCCACCATCACCTTCACTGCGAAGAAGCTCAAGGATGTGAAAAAGGAGGGATCGAAATACTCGGCAACCGCCAAAGGATCGATCACCATCAAGGGCACAACCAAGGAACTTGAACTTCCTGTCACGCTCACTTATCTGCCTGGCAAGCTCGCAGATCGCAACCAGGGAATGCAGGGCGACATCTTGGTAATCCGCTCTGATTTCACCATTCTGCGCAGTGAATTTGGAATCAACGCCGGACAAAATGAGGACAAAGTTGCCGACGAAATCGAACTGAAACTCAGTATCGCCGGTTTTCACGCAAAATAA
- a CDS encoding MarR family transcriptional regulator — MNSTTTQSGMHVWLVLWKAYKAMEYLDKQSIASLGIGGISDFAILEILLHKGPTPVSMIGKKVGLTSGSITTAVDRAEKRGWVRRLSDPEDRRIVRIELTAEGREVIEPNLHQHAAALECATSVLDASERQTLVALLKKLGYHAQSLHQAS, encoded by the coding sequence ATGAACTCAACGACAACCCAATCCGGCATGCATGTTTGGCTGGTGCTCTGGAAGGCCTACAAAGCAATGGAGTACTTGGACAAGCAAAGCATTGCCAGTCTCGGGATTGGCGGCATATCCGATTTTGCAATTCTGGAAATCCTGCTGCACAAGGGACCCACTCCAGTCAGCATGATCGGGAAGAAGGTGGGGTTGACCAGTGGGTCCATCACCACTGCCGTCGATCGTGCCGAAAAACGGGGTTGGGTGCGCCGCCTGTCCGATCCCGAAGATCGTCGCATCGTGCGAATCGAACTCACTGCTGAGGGTCGCGAAGTGATCGAACCCAATCTTCATCAGCATGCGGCTGCGCTCGAATGCGCAACTTCGGTGCTTGACGCTTCCGAACGCCAGACCCTGGTCGCTCTGCTCAAAAAGTTGGGTTATCACGCCCAATCCCTGCATCAGGCTTCCTGA
- a CDS encoding pirin family protein encodes MKTFRSSQDRGLANFGWLKSRHSFSFGDYYDPSNMGWGPLRVLNDDWIDPGRGFPMHPHRDMEIFSYVTHGALTHEDSMGNRATIRPGRIQFMRAGTGVNHSEFNPSRDERTHLLQIWIEPDTRGLDPAYAELDIDWESHANQWIPLLAPTDKPLEGALSLHQDAQVWVARLAQGTSLSVPSRSGRKAYLHLIEGQLSSEDVRLGSGDALAIEDEAPFGITALEDAEILFFDLPR; translated from the coding sequence ATGAAAACATTTCGCTCATCCCAGGATCGAGGTCTCGCCAACTTTGGTTGGTTGAAGAGCCGCCATAGCTTCTCATTCGGTGACTATTACGATCCTTCAAACATGGGCTGGGGTCCACTGCGCGTGCTCAACGACGACTGGATTGACCCCGGCCGGGGATTTCCCATGCACCCCCACCGCGATATGGAGATCTTCTCCTACGTGACCCACGGTGCGCTCACTCACGAGGACAGCATGGGAAACCGTGCCACCATCCGACCGGGTCGCATCCAGTTCATGCGAGCGGGAACAGGAGTGAATCACAGCGAATTCAATCCTTCACGGGACGAACGCACCCACCTGTTGCAAATATGGATTGAACCCGACACCCGGGGACTGGACCCCGCCTACGCCGAGCTGGACATCGACTGGGAGTCCCACGCGAATCAGTGGATTCCTCTGCTCGCACCCACTGACAAACCCCTCGAAGGAGCACTCAGCCTGCATCAGGACGCCCAGGTCTGGGTCGCCCGTTTGGCTCAGGGAACATCACTATCCGTCCCGAGCCGATCTGGGCGCAAAGCCTATCTGCACCTGATTGAGGGGCAACTGAGCAGTGAAGATGTGAGACTGGGAAGCGGAGATGCCCTTGCCATCGAAGACGAGGCTCCTTTCGGAATCACTGCTCTGGAAGATGCCGAAATCCTCTTTTTTGATCTTCCCCGATGA
- a CDS encoding glutamate synthase subunit beta: MGKPTGFLEIERQTVSEDAPLERIKHWKEFKAHPDEDFHRKQGARCMDCGTPFCHTGLIFSGMASGCPVNNLIPEWNDLVYKGRWKEALERLHKTNNFPEFTGRVCPAPCEGSCVLGVIEPPVAIKNNECAIIDRGWAEGWVTPHIPEVRTGKKIAVVGSGPAGLSCADQLNQAGHAVTVYERADRIGGLLMYGIPNMKLDKEEVVTRRVKLMESEGIQFITHTEIGTDITAKELKEQFDAVIFCTGATVPRDLPVEGRDFNGVHFAMDFLTANTKHQLDNGFDGSLPELHAKGKDVVVIGGGDTGTDCVATSIRQGARSVVQLEILPKPPMERQPDNPWPEWPKVYKMDYGQEEAAAVQGADPRTYLVMTERFVSDEQGNLAGLEIVEIEWGKNESGQFVPQKKEGTRRTLPAQLVTLAMGFLGPDPKPIAELGLTTDARSNISAPYGKFHTNVPGVFAAGDCRRGQSLVVWAINEGRAAAREVDRFLMGTTRLP, encoded by the coding sequence ATGGGAAAACCAACTGGCTTTTTAGAAATCGAACGACAAACCGTATCGGAGGATGCTCCGCTCGAACGCATCAAACACTGGAAGGAGTTCAAGGCTCATCCGGATGAGGATTTTCACCGCAAACAGGGTGCGCGCTGCATGGACTGCGGCACGCCCTTCTGTCACACTGGCTTGATCTTCTCTGGCATGGCCAGTGGTTGCCCGGTCAATAACCTGATTCCTGAGTGGAATGACCTGGTCTACAAGGGACGCTGGAAGGAAGCTTTGGAGCGACTGCACAAGACGAATAACTTCCCTGAGTTCACGGGTCGGGTATGCCCTGCACCCTGCGAGGGCAGCTGCGTTCTCGGAGTGATTGAGCCTCCGGTGGCCATCAAAAACAACGAGTGTGCCATCATTGACCGGGGATGGGCTGAAGGCTGGGTAACCCCCCACATTCCCGAAGTCCGCACCGGAAAGAAGATCGCCGTGGTGGGATCTGGACCGGCAGGTCTCTCCTGCGCAGACCAGCTGAATCAGGCCGGACACGCGGTCACCGTCTATGAACGTGCGGACCGCATCGGCGGCCTGCTCATGTATGGCATTCCCAACATGAAGCTCGACAAGGAAGAGGTCGTCACGCGGAGGGTAAAGCTGATGGAGAGCGAAGGCATTCAATTCATCACCCATACCGAGATCGGAACCGATATCACGGCAAAAGAACTCAAGGAGCAATTCGATGCGGTGATTTTCTGCACGGGAGCCACGGTTCCCCGGGATCTACCAGTGGAAGGTCGGGACTTCAATGGCGTGCACTTTGCGATGGATTTTCTGACCGCCAATACAAAACACCAGCTCGACAATGGCTTTGATGGGTCCCTGCCGGAACTCCATGCAAAGGGAAAAGATGTCGTGGTGATCGGTGGTGGCGATACGGGTACCGACTGTGTGGCGACATCCATCCGTCAGGGCGCGCGTAGCGTCGTGCAACTTGAAATCCTTCCCAAACCCCCCATGGAGCGCCAGCCCGACAATCCATGGCCCGAATGGCCCAAGGTCTACAAAATGGACTATGGACAGGAGGAAGCTGCAGCGGTTCAGGGAGCAGATCCCCGCACCTACCTGGTGATGACCGAACGTTTTGTTTCGGACGAGCAAGGGAACCTTGCAGGACTCGAGATTGTCGAAATCGAGTGGGGCAAGAATGAGTCTGGTCAGTTTGTCCCCCAAAAGAAGGAGGGCACTCGTCGCACCTTGCCTGCGCAGTTGGTGACCCTGGCAATGGGCTTTCTCGGGCCTGACCCAAAACCCATTGCTGAACTCGGACTCACGACCGATGCACGTTCGAACATCAGTGCACCCTACGGCAAGTTCCACACCAACGTACCCGGGGTCTTTGCCGCTGGCGACTGCCGCCGTGGGCAGAGCCTGGTGGTCTGGGCGATCAATGAAGGTCGTGCAGCTGCACGAGAGGTAGATCGCTTCCTGATGGGCACCACGCGTCTGCCCTGA